From Coffea arabica cultivar ET-39 chromosome 9c, Coffea Arabica ET-39 HiFi, whole genome shotgun sequence, one genomic window encodes:
- the LOC113708239 gene encoding uncharacterized protein, translating into MNPLKCAFGVTSGKFLGFIVHQRGIEVDRSKIDAIVNMHEPRNIHELKSLQGKLAYIRRFISNLAGRCQPFSRLMKKGVPFEWDESCRNAFTSIKMYLMNPPVLAAPIPGKLLILYISAQERSVGALLAQENDEGKENALYYLSRMMTPNELNYSPIEKLYLALIFVIQKLKHYFQAHTIRLISKSNPIKYVMAKPVLSDRLARWYLQFQQFEIIYVPAKAVKGQILADFLADHLIPAEWELTDELPNEEVFMVEFPWSMYFDRAGAGVVFYTPEADVLPYSFTLTRRCSNNVAEYQALILGLETAVDMKQLHLRVYGGSKLVVNQLLGIYDDKKPELIPYYKYAKQLMGYLDSVTIEHIPRNFNQQADSLARVASMITLPSHRNQISICQNWVIPPMFDEEDDGEGENIYHIFVHEIEKEDWRHLIVDYLNHGKLPEDPKKRVDIRRRAPRFIYYKGTLYRRSFYGVFLRCLGEDEAMQAMEEAHSGICGAHQSGPKLHFRIKRMRYYWPTMVKDCIDFARRCQASVFPLECQIPSLRIAIQEGLSEEDNVRLRLEELEALNEKRLETQQRIECYQARLSKAFNKHVRPRSFQIGDLVLAVRRPIILTHGGQRKFTAKWDGPYIVREVYTNGSYNLVAEDGLRVGPINGKYLKRYYA; encoded by the exons ATGAATCCTTTGAAATGCGCATTTGGAGTCACTTCTGGCAAGTTTCTCGGTTTCATCGTTCATCAGCGAGGAATAGAGGTCGATCGATCTAAAATTGATGCCATTGTGAACATGCATGAACCGCGAAATATTCATGAATTGAAGAGTCTTCAAGGGAAGTTGGCTTATATCCGCAGGTTTATCTCTAATTTGGCCGGACGATGCCAACCCTTCAGTCGACTGATGAAGAAAGGGGTGCCCTTCGAGTGGGATGAATCGTGTAGGAATGCTTTTACAAGTATAAAAATGTATCTCATGAATCCCCCAGTATTGGCTGCACCCATCCCAGGAAAACTATTGATTCTCTATATTTCCGCTCAAGAACGATCGGTTGGGGCCttacttgctcaagaaaatgatgaaggtAAGGAGAATGCGCTGTATTACTTGAGTCGGATGATGACACCTAATGAGCTGAATTACTCACCCATCGAGAAGTTGTATTTGGCACTTATATTTGTCATTCAGAAGCTAAAACATTATTTCCAAGCACACACTATTCGACTCATATCTAAGTCTAATCCCATTAAATATGTGATGGCAAAACCTGTACTGTCTGATCGGCTCGCGAGATGGTACCTCCAGTTTCAGCAATTCGAAATTATTTATGTACCTGCGAAGGCTGTCAAAGGACAAATATTGGCAGACTTTTTAGCCGATCATCTCATACCTGCCGAATGGGAGTTGACTGATGAACTCCCCAATGAAGAAGTGTTTATGGTCGAATTCCCGTGGTCAATGTATTTCGATAGAGCTGGTGCGGGAGTTGTCTTTTATACTCCTGAAGCAGATGTATTGCCGTACTCCTTCACTTTAACACGCCGATGTTCAAACAATGTGGCCGAATATCAGGCGTTGATTCTTGGTCTTGAAACGGCTGTAGACATGAAGCAGTTGCATCTTAGAGTCTATGGTGGTTCAAAATTGGTGGTAAATCAACTTCTTGGTATTTATGATGACAAGAAACCTGAATTGATCCCATATTATAAGTATGCAAAACAACTCATGGGATATTTGGATAGTGTCACTATAGAACATATCCCTAGAAATTTCAACCAACAAGCTGACTCTTTGGCAAGAGTGGCGTCCATGATCACTTTACCTTCTCATCGAAATCAAATTTCAATATGTCAAAATTGGGTCATACCTCCGATgtttgatgaagaagatgatggtgAGGGAGaaaatatttatcatatttttgtccaTGAGATCGAAAAGGAGGATTGGCGTCACCTCATCGTTGATTACCTTAATCATGGAAAGTTACCAGAAGATCCTAAGAAAAGGGTTGATATACGTCGTCGAGCGCCACGTTTCATTTACTACAAAGGGACGCTTTACCGGAGATCATTCTATGGGGTGTTTCTACGATgtcttggagaagatgaggccaTGCAAGCAATGGAGGAGGCTCACTCTGGGATATGTGGTGCTCACCAATCTGGCCCGAAATTACACTTTCGCATTAAAAGAATGAGATACTACTGGCCAACAATGGTGAAGGACTGCATTGACTTTGCTAGAAGATGTCAAGCTT CTGTTTTTCCACTTGAGTGTCAAATACCTTCGCTAAGAATTGCGATTCAAGAAGGGCTCAGTGAAGAAGATAATGTTCGTCTTCGCCTTGAAGAGTTAGAAGCACTCAACGAAAAGAGATTGGAAACTCAGCAACGGATTGAGTGCTATCAGGCTCGCCTTTCAAAAGCATTCAATAAGCACGTCCGACCTCGCTCTTTTCAAATTGGAGATTTAGTACTCGCTGTTCGGAGACCGATCATTCTCACTCATGGAGGACAAAGAAAGTTTACCGCTAAGTGGGATGGTCCATATATCGTTCGAGAAGTATATACAAATGGCTCATACAATTTGGTTGCTGAAGATGGATTAAGGGTTGGCCCCATCAATGGCAAGTACCTAAAAAGGTACTATGCGTAA